A portion of the Gossypium arboreum isolate Shixiya-1 chromosome 8, ASM2569848v2, whole genome shotgun sequence genome contains these proteins:
- the LOC108469088 gene encoding uncharacterized protein LOC108469088, whose translation MKGTEIQMKSSNKIQRQTQLKSEKPLKPPFRPAKDDTKPLLQDPILRSDPNETEEAVLRLPPFPSLN comes from the exons ATGAAAGGCACCGAGATTCAAATGAAAAGCAGCAACAAAATCCAAAGGCAAACACAGTTAAAGAGCGAAAAGCCATTAAAGCCACCGTTTAGACCTGCAAAAGACGATACCAAGCCTCTTCTTCAAGACCCA ATACTGAGATCAGACCCCAATGAAACAGAGGAAGCTGTGCTGCGTTTGCCTCCTTTTCCTTCACTcaattga
- the LOC108469437 gene encoding uncharacterized protein LOC108469437, whose protein sequence is MARNYNYSSYSFIDHLSPPPLHLCFFIIILFFVLGLSWYINYESKLEDLTIQLKLFLLLVPVVLLLLVHCLSAESLDFVVPFPDQDSLHRAGGSPWGVALVLVVVIYMISYQSYFHERWFPFGIK, encoded by the coding sequence ATGGCTAGAAACTACAACTATTCATCATATTCATTCATAGATCACTTATCTCCTCCACCTCTCCACTTATGTTTCTTCATCATAATCCTCTTCTTCGTACTGGGTTTATCATGGTACATCAATTACGAATCCAAGCTCGAAGATCTCACCATTCAGCTCAAGCTTTTCCTCTTGTTAGTCCCTGTGGTGTTGCTGCTTTTGGTTCACTGTTTATCGGCGGAGAGTCTTGATTTCGTTGTACCGTTTCCCGATCAAGATTCGCTTCACAGAGCCGGTGGATCGCCGTGGGGGGTGGCGCTTGTGTTGGTAGTGGTTATTTATATGATCTCTTATCAATCTTATTTTCATGAGCGTTGGTTTCCATTTGGTATTAAATGA
- the LOC108469556 gene encoding casein kinase 1-like protein HD16 has translation MPELRKGFCRGRAKLAQPQQPQETRKQTRNQGRKRAAAAVIEVGRPRTRLAAKRLKEEEEHPQVVVISERESDILKELVKDNKEKAVMGDDSGGLSANKAAGQEEEGSTAPFPERVQVGGSPMYKIERKLGKGGFGQVFVGRRVSGGNERATGSAATEVALKFEHRNSKGCSYGPPYEWQVYNALGGSHGVPKVHYKGKQGDYYVMVMDILGPSLWDVWNSSGQTMSAEMVACIAVESLSILEKMHSKGYVHGDVKPENFLLGQPSTPQEKKLFLVDLGLATKWKDSSSGLHVDYDQRPDMFRGTVRYASVHAHLGRTASRRDDLESLAYTLIFLHRGRLPWQGYQGDNKSFLVCKKKMATSPEMLCCFCPPPLKQFLEIVVNMKFDEEPNYSKLISLFEGLIGPNPAVRPINTDGAQKIIYQVGQKRGRLTIDEEDDQPKKKVRLGVPATQWISIYNARLPMKQRYHYNVADARLAQHVEKGMADGLLISCVASYTNLWALIMDAGTGFTSQVYELSPSFLHKEWIMDQWEKNYYISSIAGSSGGSSLVVMSKGTQYTQQSYKVSDSFPFKWINKKWREGFYVTSMATTGSRWGVVMSRNAGFSDQVVELDFLYPSEGIHRRWDNGYRITSTAATLDQAALILSIPKRKPGDETQETLRTSQFPSTHVKEKWAKNLYLACLCYGRTVS, from the exons ATGCCTGAGCTGCGAAAAGGATTTTGTAGAGGCCGTGCCAAGTTAGCGCAGCCTCAGCAGCCACAAGAAACCCGGAAACAAACGAGGAATCAAGGTCGGAAACGTGCGGCGGCGGCGGTTATTGAGGTAGGTAGACCAAGGACGAGATTGGCCGCCAAGAGACTAAAGGAGGAGGAGGAACACCCTCAGGTCGTTGTGATTTCTGAGAGAGAGAGCGATATTTTGAAGGAGTTGGTAAAAGACAATAAAGAAAAAGCTGTGATGGGGGACGATAGCGGTGGGTTGAGTGCTAATAAGGCTGCCGGACAGGAAGAGGAGGGAAGTACTGCACCTTTCCCTGAGAGG GTTCAAGTTGGGGGATCTCCTATGTACAAGATAGAAAGAAAGCTTGGTAAAGGTGGATTTGGTCAGGTGTTTGTTGGAAGACGTGTTAGTGGTGGAAATGAACGTGCAACTGGTTCTGCAGCCACGGAG GTAGCTCTGAAATTTGAGCATAGAAACAGCAAAGGTTGTAGTTATGGTCCTCCTTACGAATGGCAAGTTTACAA TGCTCTAGGTGGTAGTCACGGAGTTCCAAAAGTGCACTACAAAGGAAAGCAAGGAGACTATTATGTGATG GTTATGGACATATTAGGGCCCAGTTTATGGGATGTTTGGAATTCTTCAGGGCAAAC GATGTCTGCAGAAATGGTAGCTTGTATAGCTGTTGAGTCCCTATCTATACTAGAGAAGATGCACTCCAAAGG TTATGTGCATGGGGATGTTAAACCTGAGAACTTTTTACTTGGTCAACCATCCACGCCACAAGAGAAGAAGTTGTTTCTTGTTGACCTTGGATTAG CAACAAAATGGAAAGATAGCAGCAGTGGACTGCATGTCGATTATGATCAACGACCTGATATGTTTAG AGGAACTGTTCGATATGCAAGTGTCCATGCGCATTTGGGAAGAACTGCTAGCAGAAGAGATGATCTTGAGTCTCTTGCTTATACTCTCATATTTTTACATAGAGGCCGGCTACCATGGCAGGGTTATCAG GGTGACAACAAATCATTCTTAGTCTGCAAAAAGAAAATGGCTACATCACCTGAAATGCTTTGCTGCTTCTGTCCTCCACCACTAAAACAGTTTCTTGAGATTGTGGTGAATATGAAATTTGATGAGGAACCCAACTACTCCAAACTAATATCGTTATTTGAGGGGTTGATAGGACCAAATCCAGCTGTAAGGCCGATAAACACAGATGGTGCTCAAAAG ATTATTTATCAAGTGGGCCAAAAGCGAGGTAGGTTGACCATTGATGAAGAGGATGATCAACCCAAGAAGAAGGTTCGTCTTGGTGTTCCTGCTACACAGTGGATTTCAATCTACAATGCAAGACTTCCAATGAAGCAGAG GTATCATTACAATGTGGCAGATGCAAGGTTGGCCCAACACGTGGAGAAAGGAATGGCAGATGGTCTGCTAATAAGCTGTGTGGCATCTTATACCAATCTTTGGGCATTAATTATGGATGCTGGAACTGGTTTCACAAGCCAAGTTTATGAGCTTTCACCTTCCTTCTTACACAAG GAGTGGATCATGGATCAGTGGGAGAAGAACTATTACATTAGTTCTATTGCTGGTTCTAGCGGTGGCAGCTCCCTTGTTGTAATGTCCAAAG GCACCCAATACACTCAACAATCTTATAAAGTAAGCGACTCTTTCCCATTTAAGTGGATAAACAAAAAGTGGAGAGAGGGCTTTTACGTAACCTCAATGGCAACTACTGGAAGCCGATGGGGTGTTGTTATGTCTCGCAATGCTGGTTTCAGTGATCAG GTTGTTGAACTTGATTTTCTCTATCCAAGCGAAGGAATCCACAGACGTTGGGATAATGGTTATAGAATCACATCAACAGCTGCAACTTTAGATCAAGCTGCACTAATCTTGAGCATCCCTAAGCGCAAGCCCGGTGATGAAACTCAAGAAACTTTACGAACATCTCAATTCCCCAGCACACATGTTAAG GAAAAATGGGCAAAAAATCTCTATCTTGCTTGTCTATGCTATGGGAGGACTGTATCATGA
- the LOC108469554 gene encoding casein kinase 1-like protein HD16 yields the protein MPVLRKGVSRRRATLAQPQQGGKQTRRRNRGRKGAAEGEVGRPRTRLAAKRLKEENKVQVGVVAPTGGADREFNQQVISISERGSDIERKELVEVDKGKEGGMGDDSGGLSANRAVGQEEEGNTAPFPERVHVGGSPVYKVERKLGKGGFGQVFVGRRVSGGNERGTGSAPMEVALKFEHRNSKGCNYGPPYEWQVYNALGGSHGVPKVHYKGKQGDYYVMVMDILGPSLWDVWNSSGQAMSAEMVACIAVESLSILEKMHSKGYVHGDVKPENFLLGQPSTPQEKKLFLVDLGLATKWKDSSSGLHVDYDQRPDMFRGTVRYASAHAHLGRTASRRDDLESLAYTLIFLHRGRLPWQGYQGDNKSFLVCKKKMATSPEMLCCFCPPALKQFLEIVVNMKFDEEPNYSKLISLFEGLLGPNPAIRPINTDGAQKIIYQVGQKRGRLNIDEDDDQPKKKVRLGVPATQWISVYNARLPMKQRYHYNVADARLAQHVEKGIADGLLISCVASCTNLWALIMDAGTGFTSQVYELSPSFLHKEWIMDQWEKNYYISSIAGSNNGSSLVVMSKGTQYTQQSYKVSDSFPFKWINKKWREGFYVTSMTTAVSRWGVVMSRNAGFSDQVVELDFLYPSEGIHRRWDNGYRITSTAATLDQAALILSIPKRKPGDETQETLRTSQFPSVHVKEKWAKNLYLSCLCYGRTVS from the exons ATGCCTGTGCTTCGAAAAGGAGTTAGTAGACGTCGCGCCACGTTAGCTCAACCGCAACAAGGGGGAAAACAGACGAGGCGGAGAAACCGAGGTCGGAAAGGTGCGGCTGAGGGAGAGGTAGGTAGGCCGAGGACTAGGTTGGCTGCGAAAAGACTTAAGGAGGAGAATAAAGTTCAGGTGGGGGTGGTAGCCCCGACCGGTGGAGCGGATCGTGAGTTTAATCAACAGGTGATTTCGATTTCTGAGAGAGGGAGCGATATCGAGAGGAAGGAGTTGGTGGAAGTTGATAAAGGGAAGGAAGGTGGGATGGGGGACGACAGCGGTGGGTTGAGTGCTAACAGGGCTGTTGGACAGGAAGAGGAGGGGAATACTGCACCTTTTCCAGAGAGG GTTCATGTTGGGGGATCTCCTGTGTACAAAGTAGAGAGAAAGCTAGGTAAAGGTGGATTTGGTCAGGTGTTTGTTGGACGACGTGTTAGTGGTGGAAATGAACGTGGAACCGGTTCTGCTCCCATGGAG GTTGCTCTGAAATTTGAGCATAGAAACAGCAAAGGATGTAATTATGGTCCTCCATATGAATGGCAAGTTTACAA TGCTCTTGGTGGCAGTCATGGAGTTCCCAAAGTACACTACAAAGGGAAGCAAGGAGACTATTATGTGATG GTTATGGACATTTTAGGGCCCAGCTTATGGGATGTTTGGAATTCTTCAGGGCAAGC GATGTCTGCAGAAATGGTAGCATGTATAGCAGTTGAGTCCCTATCAATATTAGAGAAGATGCACTCCAAAGG TTATGTGCACGGGGATGTTAAGCCTGAGAATTTTCTACTTGGTCAACCATCTACACCACAAGAGAAGAAATTATTTCTTGTAGACCTTGGATTAG CAACAAAGTGGAAAGATAGCAGCAGTGGGCTGCATGTTGATTATGATCAACGTCCCGATATGTTCAG AGGAACTGTTCGATATGCTAGTGCTCATGCACATTTGGGAAGAACTGCCAGCAGAAGAGATGATCTTGAGTCTCTAGCATACACACTCATATTCCTGCATCGAGGTCGATTACCGTGGCAGGGCTATCAG GGTGACAACAAATCGTTCTTAGTCTGCAAAAAGAAAATGGCTACATCCCCTGAAATGCTTTGCTGCTTCTGTCCTCCTGCACTAAAACAATTTCTTGAGATTGTGGTGAATATGAAATTTGATGAGGAGCCTAACTACTCCAAACTAATATCTTTATTTGAGGGCTTGTTAGGACCAAATCCAGCTATAAGGCCAATAAACACAGATGGTGCTCAAAAG ATTATTTATCAAGTAGGCCAAAAGCGGGGTAGGTTGAACattgatgaagatgatgatcAACCCAAGAAGAAGGTTCGTCTTGGTGTTCCTGCTACACAGTGGATTTCAGTCTACAATGCCAGACTTCCAATGAAGCAGAG GTATCATTACAATGTGGCAGATGCAAGGTTGGCTCAACATGTGGAGAAAGGAATAGCAGATGGTCTGCTAATAAGCTGTGTGGCATCTTGTACCAATCTTTGGGCATTGATCATGGATGCAGGGACTGGTTTTACAAGCCAAGTTTATGAGCTATCACCTTCCTTCTTACACAAG GAGTGGATCATGGATCAGTGGGAGAAAAATTATTACATTAGTTCTATTGCTGGTTCAAACAATGGAAGTTCCCTTGTTGTTATGTCCAAAG GTACCCAATACACTCAACAATCTTATAAGGTAAGTGACTCTTTCCCCTTCAAGTGGATAAACAAAAAGTGGAGAGAGGGTTTTTATGTCACCTCGATGACAACTGCTGTAAGCCGATGGGGTGTTGTTATGTCTCGCAATGCAGGCTTCAGTGATCAG GTTGTGGAACTTGATTTTCTCTATCCAAGTGAAGGAATCCACAGACGTTGGGATAATGGTTATAGAATCACATCGACAGCTGCAACTTTGGATCAAGCTGCTCTAATCTTGAGCATCCCTAAGCGTAAACCCGGTGATGAAACTCAAGAAACTTTACGCACATCTCAGTTTCCCAGCGTACATGTTAAG GAAAAATGGGCAAAAAATCTCTATCTTTCTTGTCTATGCTATGGAAGGACTGTATCATGA